The Solanum lycopersicum chromosome 6, SLM_r2.1 genome has a window encoding:
- the LOC104647816 gene encoding uncharacterized protein, giving the protein MGNANYSQQKLGGGNCSQSPKKFSAPAPSSTSIPSYKNRYDQNVREPGSKSQGSVSGTETYPTCPKCNKNHLGDCLAVEKGCFGCGQSGQGLRDCPSRQVQGGGNGRALYTTSAQPTSRPTQQGKSSGIGGGQRQNRLYDLQDRQDYEGFPDVVTSILRVFDLNVYTLLDPGATLSSVTSYRVVQFSVSPETLLGPL; this is encoded by the coding sequence ATGGGAAACGCTAACTATTCTCAACAAAAATTGGGTGGTGGAAATTGCTCGCAGAGTCCAAAGAAATTTTCAGCCCCAGCCCCTTCATCAACTAGTATTCCATCCTACAAGAACAGGTATGATCAGAATGTTAGGGAACCAGGCTCTAAGTCTCAGGGAAGTGTGTCAGGCACCGagacttaccccacttgcccTAAGTGTAATAAGAACCATCTAGGAGATTGCCTTGCAGTAGAGAAAGGATGCTTTGGGTGTGGTCAATCTGGTCAGGGGTTGAGGGATTGTCCATCTAGACAAGTTCAAGgaggtggtaatggtagagCTCTATATACAACTTCAGCACAACCAACAAGTCGCCCGACTCAGCAAGGTAAATCATCTGGTATAGGTGGCGGTCAGCGCCAGAATAGGTTGTATGATCTTCAGGATCGCCAGGATTATGAAGGTTTTCCTGATGTAGTTACTAGTATATTACGAGTATTTGACCTCAATGTTTAtacattgttagatccaggggcCACTCTTTCCTCTGTAACTTCTTACAGAGTagtccaattcagtgttagtccagaaactctcttaGGACCTCTCTAA